In Microbacterium foliorum, the following proteins share a genomic window:
- a CDS encoding aldo/keto reductase, producing MPIAADDPRLTHAYEAASSRYTDVPFQRAGSSGVQLPKVSLGLWQNFGRDRSFDSQREIVLHAFDRGVVHIDLANNYGPPYGSAESTFGAVLDSGLARYRDELFVTTKAGYDMWPGPFGDGGSRKYLTRSLEQSLQRMNTDYVDVFYSHRPDPETPLEETVTALVDIVRSGKALYVGISNYPAELARQAYELLVDQGVRLLLHQPRYSLFDRTPEAELFPALRGLKVGSAVFSPLAQGLLTGKYIDGDVPADSRAANSHFLNGSALTDSYLERIRGIDGVAKEAGLSIPQLAVAWVLRDPVVTTAIIGASRTGQIDDAVAASQVELSDDVIAALEEFAAAPGTSVV from the coding sequence ATGCCCATCGCCGCTGATGATCCCCGCCTGACGCACGCCTACGAGGCCGCGTCCAGCCGCTACACCGACGTGCCGTTCCAGCGCGCGGGCTCGAGCGGCGTCCAGCTGCCGAAGGTGTCGCTGGGCCTCTGGCAGAACTTCGGACGCGATCGCTCGTTCGACAGCCAGCGCGAGATCGTGCTGCACGCGTTCGACCGCGGGGTCGTGCACATCGACCTCGCCAACAACTACGGCCCGCCCTACGGATCGGCCGAGTCGACGTTCGGCGCGGTGCTCGACAGCGGCCTGGCGCGCTACCGCGACGAGCTGTTCGTCACGACCAAGGCCGGCTATGACATGTGGCCGGGGCCGTTCGGCGACGGCGGCTCGCGCAAGTACCTCACGCGCTCTCTCGAGCAGAGCCTGCAGCGCATGAACACCGACTACGTCGACGTGTTCTACTCGCACCGACCCGATCCTGAGACGCCGCTCGAGGAGACGGTGACGGCGCTCGTCGACATCGTGCGCAGCGGAAAGGCGCTCTACGTCGGCATCTCGAACTACCCGGCGGAGCTCGCCCGTCAGGCCTATGAGCTGCTGGTAGACCAGGGAGTGAGGCTGCTGCTGCACCAGCCCCGGTACTCGCTGTTCGACCGCACTCCCGAGGCCGAGCTGTTCCCGGCGCTGCGCGGGCTGAAGGTCGGCAGCGCAGTGTTCTCTCCGCTCGCTCAGGGGCTGCTCACCGGCAAGTACATCGACGGCGACGTCCCCGCCGACTCGCGCGCGGCGAACAGCCATTTCCTCAACGGATCGGCCCTCACCGACAGCTACCTCGAGCGCATTCGCGGCATCGACGGCGTGGCGAAGGAGGCGGGGCTGTCGATCCCGCAGCTCGCCGTGGCGTGGGTGCTGCGCGACCCGGTGGTGACGACCGCGATCATCGGAGCCTCGCGCACCGGCCAGATCGACGACGCCGTGGCTGCGAGCCAGGTCGAGCTGTCGGATGACGTCATCGCCGCTCTCGAGGAGTTCGCCGCCGCACCCGGCACCAGCGTGGTCTGA
- a CDS encoding GntR family transcriptional regulator codes for MTIAHAELRTHQWSHRSPVPLPELAFQHILAAILRGEYVSGDRLDTARFAQELHMSLNPIREAIIRLRDIGLVEVTPARYTKVADFSAADSCAALSYAGVLAGTALRRALPTTSEGVRSELAAHAEQIGDADGAVSRNAAVIGLLTAVADLIEHPRQAIHLVEATILVQCALQFSGVTRGDGVTQVRSAATEAVAHAMRAADPDAAESAVRALFENLV; via the coding sequence ATGACCATCGCCCACGCCGAGCTACGGACGCACCAGTGGAGTCATCGCAGCCCCGTTCCGCTGCCCGAACTCGCCTTCCAGCACATCCTTGCGGCGATCCTGCGGGGTGAGTACGTGTCTGGCGACCGGCTCGACACTGCGCGCTTCGCGCAGGAACTGCACATGTCGCTGAACCCGATCCGCGAAGCGATCATCCGGCTCAGGGACATCGGATTGGTGGAGGTCACGCCGGCCCGGTACACCAAGGTCGCCGACTTCAGCGCCGCCGATTCCTGCGCTGCCCTCAGCTATGCCGGCGTCCTCGCCGGCACGGCGCTCCGCAGGGCGCTGCCGACGACCAGCGAGGGAGTGCGCTCAGAACTCGCAGCCCATGCCGAACAGATCGGCGACGCTGACGGCGCCGTCAGCCGCAACGCCGCGGTGATCGGGTTGCTCACCGCCGTGGCCGACCTCATCGAGCATCCTCGGCAGGCGATCCACCTCGTCGAGGCCACGATCCTGGTGCAGTGCGCCCTGCAGTTCTCCGGGGTCACCCGCGGTGACGGCGTGACGCAGGTGCGATCCGCCGCGACCGAAGCCGTCGCGCACGCGATGCGCGCCGCAGACCCGGACGCGGCTGAGTCAGCCGTCCGCGCACTCTTCGAGAACCTCGTCTAG
- a CDS encoding NAD-dependent epimerase/dehydratase family protein, with protein MAATKVLFIGGTGIISSAASALAASRGMEVTLLNRGHSRREPAEGVEVLTADITDAAAVDAALAGREFDVVADMIAFTPDQVQRDIDRFEGRTGQYVFISSASAYQKPVARLPITESTPLRNPHWQYSRDKIACEDLLTAAYRERGFPVTVLRPSHTYDRWTIPAFGGWTAIDRIRRGEEIIVHGDGTSLWTLTHSSDFAVGFAGLLGNPLAYGDTFQITSDFVYTWNEIYSILGHAAGAEPKIRYATSAAIEDAAPERAGQLTGDMAHSVVFDNTKIRRVVPDFNPVVPLHTAAREIIEWHDANPDLQRVDPAVNALFDGLLA; from the coding sequence ATGGCTGCGACGAAGGTGTTGTTCATCGGTGGAACCGGAATCATCTCCTCGGCGGCGAGTGCGCTCGCCGCATCCCGAGGCATGGAGGTGACGCTGCTGAACCGCGGGCACTCGCGTCGGGAGCCCGCGGAGGGCGTCGAGGTGCTGACGGCCGACATCACGGATGCTGCCGCGGTCGACGCCGCGCTCGCCGGGCGTGAGTTCGACGTCGTCGCCGACATGATCGCGTTCACGCCCGATCAGGTGCAGCGCGACATCGACCGCTTCGAGGGCCGCACGGGGCAGTACGTCTTCATCAGCTCGGCATCCGCATACCAGAAGCCGGTCGCGCGTCTGCCGATCACCGAGTCGACGCCGCTGCGCAACCCGCACTGGCAGTACTCGCGAGACAAGATCGCGTGTGAAGATCTGCTCACCGCCGCCTATCGCGAGCGTGGATTCCCGGTCACGGTGCTGCGCCCCTCGCACACCTATGACAGATGGACGATCCCGGCCTTCGGTGGATGGACGGCGATCGACCGCATCCGCCGTGGCGAGGAGATCATCGTGCACGGAGACGGCACGTCTCTGTGGACCCTCACCCACTCGAGCGACTTCGCGGTCGGGTTCGCCGGCCTGCTCGGAAATCCGCTCGCCTATGGCGACACGTTCCAGATCACCAGCGACTTCGTCTACACGTGGAACGAGATCTACTCGATCCTCGGGCATGCTGCGGGTGCGGAGCCGAAGATCCGTTACGCGACGAGCGCGGCGATCGAGGATGCTGCGCCCGAGCGCGCCGGTCAGCTCACGGGCGACATGGCGCACTCGGTCGTGTTCGACAACACGAAGATCCGCCGGGTCGTGCCCGACTTCAACCCGGTGGTGCCTCTGCACACGGCGGCGCGAGAGATCATCGAGTGGCACGACGCGAACCCCGACCTGCAGCGCGTCGACCCCGCCGTGAACGCCCTGTTCGACGGCCTGCTCGCCTGA
- a CDS encoding VOC family protein, translating into MTAFQTAHAFSGFSVDDIDAARSFYGDTLGMNVTTNAMGFLDISLPDGGSILVYAKPNHEPASFTILNFPVDDIDAAVDELNGRGVLTKIYDDSEFDTDDKGILRGGPDRGPDIAWFTDPAGNVLAVLAAG; encoded by the coding sequence ATGACCGCCTTTCAGACAGCACACGCGTTCAGCGGATTCAGCGTCGACGACATCGACGCCGCCCGCTCCTTCTACGGCGACACCCTGGGCATGAACGTCACAACGAACGCCATGGGGTTTCTCGACATCAGCCTGCCCGACGGCGGGTCGATCCTCGTCTACGCCAAGCCGAATCATGAGCCCGCGAGCTTCACGATCCTCAACTTCCCGGTGGACGACATCGACGCCGCGGTCGATGAGCTCAACGGGCGCGGAGTCCTGACGAAGATCTACGACGACTCGGAGTTCGACACCGACGACAAAGGCATCCTTCGGGGCGGCCCCGATCGCGGGCCCGATATCGCCTGGTTCACAGACCCGGCAGGCAACGTGCTCGCCGTGCTCGCCGCCGGCTGA
- a CDS encoding NAD(P)-dependent oxidoreductase: MKILIPNTIELPLTADVDTVVYDIDADIPEEHRDAEVLVVWHNSSSWLQDAARTLPRLQLVQALASGADAVLNAGFAADVRICSGRSLHDGPVAEHALALILSAVRRLDRLRDAQREHRWDEEFNDEQSAAGTRTLHTLSGARVTIWGFGSIASTLAPSLTALGAEVQGIARTAGERSGFEVHADADAADVLSDTDVLVSILPATAETTDLFDAGVFAALKNGAVFVNVGRGATVDEGALIAALESGQLRAAAIDVAKSEPLAASDPLWDAPNLLITPHIAGNRPVGAARLLDDNVTRLLAGDGLVNQVHP, from the coding sequence ATGAAGATCCTGATCCCGAACACCATCGAGCTGCCGCTGACCGCCGACGTCGACACCGTCGTCTACGACATCGACGCGGACATCCCCGAGGAGCACCGCGACGCCGAGGTGCTGGTCGTCTGGCACAACTCGTCGTCGTGGCTGCAGGACGCAGCCCGAACACTCCCCCGGCTGCAGCTGGTGCAGGCGCTCGCCTCGGGAGCTGACGCCGTTCTGAACGCCGGGTTCGCGGCGGACGTGCGCATCTGCTCGGGTCGCTCGCTGCACGACGGTCCCGTCGCCGAGCACGCCCTGGCGCTGATCCTGAGCGCGGTGCGCCGACTCGACCGGCTGCGCGATGCCCAGCGCGAGCACCGCTGGGACGAGGAGTTCAACGACGAGCAGAGCGCTGCCGGGACCCGCACGCTGCACACGCTCTCCGGTGCTCGCGTGACCATCTGGGGCTTCGGATCGATCGCTTCGACGCTCGCGCCATCGCTCACCGCACTCGGCGCCGAGGTGCAGGGCATCGCGCGCACCGCCGGCGAGCGGTCGGGCTTCGAGGTGCATGCGGATGCCGATGCGGCCGACGTGCTGTCAGACACCGACGTGCTGGTGTCGATCCTGCCCGCCACCGCCGAGACCACGGATCTGTTCGATGCCGGGGTGTTCGCAGCACTCAAGAACGGCGCCGTGTTCGTGAACGTCGGCCGGGGTGCGACGGTCGATGAGGGCGCCTTGATCGCAGCGCTCGAGTCAGGGCAGCTGCGCGCCGCGGCGATCGACGTCGCGAAGTCCGAGCCACTCGCGGCATCCGATCCGCTGTGGGACGCACCGAACCTGCTCATCACCCCGCACATCGCCGGCAACCGGCCCGTGGGTGCGGCACGCCTGCTCGATGACAACGTCACCCGCCTGCTCGCCGGCGACGGTCTCGTCAACCAGGTGCACCCATAG
- a CDS encoding LacI family DNA-binding transcriptional regulator: MEKRPTSHDVAHLAGVSQSTVSFVFTGRAGISEATREKVLRAAAELNYRPNLAARSMRTHRTGRLAVVVPIATMNPLTLLSGAISAARDEGYVVEVVSLPQEPDEREARFAEVRDSGQYEGILSFTPLPGAATADRATGDTADEPTLGTVVVSVGEFDDAMHMAGALTDARPVAEMIERLAAQGHRRFLHIAGPPDFPSAQSRRRAYLDAVARLGLESIGVIDGDWSGRSGEAAVEGLSSDAPPLAVIAANDVVATGAIRAATRRGWKLPDDVAVTGWDDHPQSAFLVPSLTSVSQDRERLGAYSMHRLIAAVRGGEPPTKPDDLLTVIWRESTESPR; this comes from the coding sequence ATGGAGAAACGGCCAACGAGCCATGACGTCGCACACCTCGCCGGAGTGTCGCAGTCGACGGTGTCCTTCGTCTTCACGGGGCGCGCCGGAATCTCGGAGGCCACCCGCGAGAAGGTGCTGCGGGCTGCGGCCGAGCTGAACTACCGACCGAATCTCGCCGCCCGATCCATGCGCACCCACCGCACCGGGCGACTCGCGGTCGTGGTGCCGATCGCAACGATGAACCCGCTCACCCTGCTGTCGGGTGCGATCTCGGCCGCACGAGACGAGGGGTACGTCGTCGAGGTGGTGAGCCTGCCGCAGGAACCTGACGAGCGAGAGGCGCGCTTCGCCGAAGTCAGGGACTCGGGGCAGTACGAGGGGATCCTGTCGTTCACTCCGCTCCCGGGCGCCGCGACCGCAGACAGGGCCACAGGCGACACAGCTGACGAGCCGACGCTCGGCACCGTCGTCGTCTCCGTCGGCGAATTCGACGACGCGATGCACATGGCCGGGGCGTTGACAGACGCGCGGCCCGTCGCCGAGATGATCGAACGCCTCGCGGCGCAAGGCCATCGGCGGTTCCTGCATATCGCCGGCCCGCCAGATTTCCCCTCCGCGCAGTCTCGACGGCGGGCATACCTCGATGCCGTGGCACGACTCGGCCTCGAGTCGATCGGCGTGATCGACGGCGACTGGAGCGGTCGCTCGGGTGAGGCCGCCGTCGAGGGGCTCTCCTCGGACGCACCGCCCCTCGCGGTGATAGCGGCGAACGACGTCGTCGCGACGGGCGCCATCCGCGCGGCGACCAGGCGCGGATGGAAGCTGCCAGACGACGTCGCCGTGACCGGGTGGGACGACCACCCCCAGAGCGCGTTCCTCGTGCCCTCGCTCACCAGCGTCTCGCAGGACCGCGAGAGACTGGGGGCCTACTCGATGCACCGCCTCATCGCCGCCGTGCGAGGTGGAGAGCCGCCGACCAAACCCGACGACCTGCTCACCGTGATCTGGCGCGAGTCGACCGAATCCCCCCGCTGA
- a CDS encoding Gfo/Idh/MocA family protein: MLRIGIIGTGGIADAHISGYLAFPDECEVVALADVITGRAAQKAEAFGLTDAAAFDDPLEMIARGGLDIVSIATPPSTHASLAIAALDAGIHVLVEKPMAPSLEECDAMLAAQERSGRLLSVVAQNRFRDDLAALKDVVDSGLLGSISHVRVDSAWWRGLPYYDLWWRGTWEKEGGGCTLNHAIHHIDLLLWLLGSPTEITAMLANAQHDNAEVEDLSVAIFRYDRGLAQLTSSVVHHGEEQAIVIQGADARVSQPFSVVAEQSRRDGFPEDGGAPDVVARIEALVAGRTPLAHLGHEGQIGDLMAAIRDSRPPIAGGHDGRNAVEVVTAIYKAGFERQLVSLPIAASDPYYRAGQLVAHAPHFFEKTSSLVEAAS; this comes from the coding sequence ATGCTCAGGATCGGCATCATCGGCACCGGCGGGATCGCCGACGCGCACATCAGCGGATACCTCGCGTTCCCCGACGAGTGCGAGGTGGTGGCGCTCGCCGACGTGATCACGGGCCGGGCGGCGCAGAAGGCCGAGGCCTTCGGGCTCACGGATGCGGCGGCATTCGACGATCCGCTCGAGATGATCGCCCGCGGCGGCCTCGACATCGTGAGCATCGCGACCCCTCCGTCGACGCACGCGTCGCTGGCGATCGCCGCCCTCGACGCGGGGATCCACGTGCTCGTCGAGAAGCCGATGGCACCCTCTCTCGAAGAGTGCGATGCGATGCTGGCCGCCCAGGAGCGCTCGGGCAGACTGCTCTCGGTCGTCGCACAGAACCGGTTCCGCGACGACCTCGCCGCTCTGAAAGACGTCGTCGACTCAGGTCTGCTCGGCTCGATCTCGCACGTGCGCGTCGACTCGGCGTGGTGGCGCGGACTGCCCTACTACGACCTCTGGTGGCGCGGCACGTGGGAGAAGGAGGGAGGCGGATGCACACTGAATCACGCCATCCACCACATCGACCTGCTGCTGTGGCTGCTGGGGAGTCCGACCGAGATCACCGCCATGCTCGCCAACGCGCAGCACGACAACGCCGAGGTGGAGGATCTCTCGGTTGCGATCTTCCGGTACGACCGCGGGCTCGCCCAGCTGACCAGCTCGGTGGTGCATCACGGTGAGGAGCAGGCGATCGTGATCCAGGGCGCGGATGCGCGGGTGTCGCAGCCGTTCTCCGTCGTCGCAGAGCAGTCCAGACGCGACGGATTCCCCGAAGACGGGGGAGCGCCCGATGTCGTGGCGCGCATCGAGGCTCTCGTCGCCGGCCGCACGCCGCTCGCGCACCTCGGCCACGAGGGTCAGATCGGCGATCTGATGGCGGCGATCCGCGACAGCCGCCCGCCGATCGCCGGGGGTCACGACGGCCGCAACGCGGTCGAGGTGGTCACCGCCATCTACAAAGCGGGGTTCGAGCGCCAGCTCGTATCACTGCCGATCGCGGCGTCGGACCCGTACTACCGAGCCGGGCAGCTCGTGGCGCACGCTCCGCACTTCTTCGAGAAGACCTCGTCGCTGGTGGAGGCGGCATCGTGA
- a CDS encoding cupin domain-containing protein, giving the protein MTASSFPGGTSLSHLDVYTDPAPDGICGGSPHMHLVSTEAYVVISGDGALQTIDGDGFRETPLSAGSVVWFTPGTIHRAVNRGELRVVVLMSNAGLPEAGDAVLTFPADVVNDPDAYAAAVSLGDDPAERAARAGRRRDLAVTGFESLRDAVAAGDRTALAAFHTAAAALVRDRAQTWPDLVRERPLAQAEHSLALAEAVASGSVTHLAEARVHRAVPSVGERGFGMCGRLRTYDVNDDDVNDEETSR; this is encoded by the coding sequence GTGACCGCATCCTCGTTCCCGGGGGGCACCTCGCTGTCGCATCTCGACGTCTACACTGACCCCGCGCCCGACGGCATCTGCGGCGGCAGCCCCCACATGCACCTCGTCTCGACCGAGGCCTACGTCGTGATCTCAGGTGACGGCGCCCTGCAGACGATCGACGGCGACGGATTCCGTGAGACGCCGCTGTCTGCCGGGTCGGTCGTGTGGTTCACCCCCGGCACCATCCACCGCGCCGTGAACCGCGGCGAGCTGCGAGTCGTCGTGCTGATGAGCAACGCCGGGCTCCCGGAGGCGGGCGATGCGGTGCTGACCTTCCCCGCCGACGTCGTGAACGACCCTGACGCGTATGCCGCAGCGGTGTCACTCGGAGACGACCCCGCCGAACGCGCGGCACGAGCCGGACGGCGACGCGACCTCGCGGTGACGGGGTTCGAGTCGCTGCGGGATGCCGTGGCCGCCGGCGACCGCACCGCGCTCGCCGCATTCCACACCGCTGCCGCAGCGCTCGTGCGCGACCGAGCCCAGACATGGCCCGACCTGGTGCGAGAGCGACCGCTGGCGCAGGCCGAGCACTCGCTCGCGCTCGCCGAAGCCGTCGCATCCGGCTCTGTGACCCACCTGGCCGAGGCCCGCGTGCACCGGGCCGTACCCTCGGTGGGAGAGCGCGGATTCGGCATGTGCGGACGCCTGCGCACCTATGACGTGAACGATGATGACGTGAACGATGAGGAGACCTCGCGATGA
- a CDS encoding Gfo/Idh/MocA family protein: MTRTYTFDALPEPVVGPGEFVFAAVGLDHGHIVGMVEQLIDAGATLSLVHDPDPAKLADFVERFPQARAAASEQEVLDDPHVRLVASASIANQRARLGVRVLDAGKDFFADKPAITTMDDLTAAREAVARTGQKFAVYYGERVHSEAAILAGQLIDQGAIGTVLQVASFGPHRIGTGRPDWFYDPEQYGGIICDIGSHNFEQMLYYTGATAGEVVSSTVANYAHRETPGLQDFGDAHVVLDNGTTGYVRVDWFTPAGLDVFGDGRTVLLGTDGYIELRKYTDITTDNGGGQVLLVNQDGQFRFDATGKTGFPFFGQLIRDCLDRTEHAMTQQHAFTAAELSIIAQRDARVLAG; encoded by the coding sequence ATGACCCGCACCTACACCTTCGATGCGCTGCCGGAGCCGGTCGTGGGCCCCGGTGAGTTCGTGTTCGCCGCGGTGGGGCTCGACCACGGCCACATCGTCGGAATGGTCGAGCAGCTCATCGATGCGGGCGCCACTCTGTCGCTCGTCCACGACCCGGACCCTGCGAAGCTCGCCGACTTCGTCGAGCGGTTCCCGCAGGCGCGGGCGGCCGCCAGCGAGCAGGAGGTGCTCGACGACCCGCATGTGCGACTCGTCGCGAGCGCCTCGATCGCCAACCAGCGGGCTCGGCTCGGTGTCCGCGTGCTCGACGCCGGCAAGGACTTCTTCGCCGACAAGCCCGCGATCACGACGATGGACGACCTCACCGCGGCCCGCGAGGCCGTCGCTCGCACCGGGCAGAAGTTCGCCGTCTACTACGGCGAGCGGGTGCATTCCGAGGCGGCGATCCTCGCCGGCCAGCTGATCGACCAGGGCGCGATCGGAACCGTGCTGCAGGTCGCATCGTTCGGCCCTCATCGCATCGGCACCGGACGCCCCGACTGGTTCTACGACCCCGAGCAGTACGGCGGGATCATCTGCGACATCGGCAGTCACAACTTCGAGCAGATGCTCTATTACACGGGTGCGACCGCCGGGGAGGTCGTCAGCTCGACGGTCGCGAACTACGCGCACCGTGAGACTCCGGGGCTGCAGGACTTCGGCGACGCCCACGTGGTGCTCGACAACGGCACGACCGGGTACGTGCGCGTGGACTGGTTCACCCCGGCAGGGCTCGACGTCTTCGGCGACGGGCGCACCGTGCTGCTCGGCACCGACGGCTACATCGAGCTGCGCAAGTACACCGACATCACGACCGACAACGGCGGCGGTCAGGTGCTGCTCGTCAACCAGGACGGACAGTTCCGGTTCGACGCGACGGGCAAGACGGGGTTCCCGTTCTTCGGTCAGCTGATCCGCGATTGCCTCGACCGCACCGAGCACGCGATGACGCAGCAGCACGCCTTCACCGCGGCCGAGCTGAGCATCATCGCGCAGCGCGACGCTCGGGTGCTCGCCGGCTGA
- the xylB gene encoding xylulokinase — MPLVLGVDSSTQSCKTVVVDTATGAVIRSGRASHPDGTSVDPEAWWRALDAAITEAGSLDDIAAWSIGGQQHGLVALDESGRVIRDALLWNDTRSAGAAQDLIAEFGASELAVRTGLVPVASFTITKLRWLRDHEPENAARVAAVALPHDWLTWRLRGFGPENPMLDELVTDRSDASGTGYWNPSTGEYDRDLLVAALGHDAILPRVLAHDEFVTDAEGRRVGAGAGDNAAAALGLGAVPGDAVVSIGTSGTVCAISTTPLSDESGTVAGFADASGNFLPLVATLNAARVVDVTAALLGVTHGEFSDLALQASPGADGLTLLPYFEGERTPNLPDATASLSGMTLASTTRENLARAAVEGMLSGLGAGLDALRDLGIPLERALLIGGGAQSESVRRIAPEILGLPVEVPEPGEYVALGAARQAALIVG; from the coding sequence ATGCCGCTGGTTCTCGGGGTCGACTCGTCGACCCAGTCGTGCAAGACCGTCGTCGTCGACACGGCGACCGGAGCGGTCATCCGCTCCGGTCGCGCGTCGCACCCCGACGGGACGTCGGTCGACCCCGAAGCCTGGTGGCGCGCTCTCGACGCGGCGATCACCGAGGCGGGGTCGCTCGACGACATCGCCGCGTGGTCGATCGGCGGCCAGCAGCACGGACTCGTCGCGCTCGATGAGTCCGGTCGGGTCATCCGCGATGCGCTGCTGTGGAACGACACCCGGTCGGCGGGTGCCGCGCAGGATCTCATCGCCGAGTTCGGAGCGTCCGAGCTGGCCGTGCGCACCGGGCTCGTTCCGGTGGCCTCGTTCACGATCACGAAGCTGCGCTGGCTTCGCGATCACGAGCCCGAGAACGCGGCGCGGGTCGCCGCGGTCGCCCTGCCGCACGACTGGCTGACGTGGCGCCTGCGCGGCTTCGGCCCCGAGAATCCGATGCTCGACGAGTTGGTGACCGATCGGTCGGATGCCTCGGGCACGGGCTACTGGAACCCGTCGACGGGCGAGTACGACCGCGACCTGCTGGTCGCCGCCCTGGGGCACGATGCGATCCTGCCGCGGGTGCTCGCGCACGACGAGTTCGTGACGGATGCCGAAGGCCGGCGAGTCGGCGCGGGGGCGGGAGACAACGCCGCCGCGGCGCTCGGCCTCGGTGCCGTACCCGGCGACGCGGTCGTGTCGATCGGCACGTCCGGCACGGTGTGTGCGATCAGCACCACCCCGCTGAGCGATGAGAGCGGCACCGTTGCCGGGTTCGCCGATGCCTCGGGCAACTTCCTCCCCCTCGTGGCGACGCTCAACGCAGCCCGGGTCGTCGATGTGACGGCGGCGCTGCTCGGAGTCACGCACGGCGAGTTCAGCGATCTCGCCCTGCAGGCATCGCCGGGCGCCGACGGCCTCACTCTGCTCCCCTACTTCGAGGGAGAGCGCACACCCAACCTGCCGGATGCCACGGCATCCCTCTCGGGCATGACACTGGCATCCACGACCAGGGAGAACCTGGCCCGCGCTGCCGTCGAAGGGATGCTGAGCGGACTCGGCGCCGGTCTCGATGCGCTGCGCGACCTCGGCATCCCTCTCGAACGAGCCCTGCTGATCGGCGGCGGCGCGCAGTCGGAGTCCGTGCGCCGCATCGCGCCCGAGATCCTCGGCCTTCCCGTGGAGGTGCCGGAGCCCGGTGAGTACGTGGCGCTGGGCGCTGCGCGCCAGGCTGCCCTGATCGTCGGCTGA
- the xylA gene encoding xylose isomerase — translation MPTPTRDDKFSFGLWTVGYNGADPFGGPTRPALDVVHAVEKLAELGAYGLTFHDDDLFAFGSTDAERQTQIDRLKGALADTGLVVPMVTTNLFSAPIFKDGGFTSNDRDVRRYALRKVFRQLDLGAELGAKTFVMWGGREGAEYDSAKDIRQALERYREAVNLLGDYVTDKGYDIRFAIEPKPNEPRGDILLPTLGHAIAFIDSLERPELVGVNPEVGHEQMAGLNFTAGIAQALFHGKLFHIDLNGQRGIKYDQDLVFGHGDLHNAFSLVDLLENGGPGGVPAYDGPRHFDYKPSRTEDEKGVWESAAANMRTYLLLKERAAAFRADPEVQEALAAARVDELSTPTLNPGESYDDFLADRSAYEDFDANSYFGGKGFGFVRLQQLATEHLLGAR, via the coding sequence ATGCCCACTCCCACCCGTGACGACAAGTTCTCCTTCGGTCTGTGGACCGTCGGCTACAACGGAGCCGACCCGTTCGGCGGCCCGACCCGACCGGCCCTCGACGTGGTGCACGCCGTCGAGAAGCTCGCCGAGCTCGGCGCCTACGGCCTGACCTTCCACGACGACGACCTGTTCGCCTTCGGCTCGACGGACGCCGAACGCCAGACGCAGATCGACCGCCTGAAGGGCGCACTCGCCGACACCGGCCTGGTCGTGCCGATGGTCACCACCAACCTCTTCAGCGCGCCGATCTTCAAGGACGGCGGCTTCACCTCGAACGACCGCGACGTGCGTCGCTACGCGCTGCGCAAGGTGTTCCGTCAGCTCGACCTCGGCGCAGAGCTCGGCGCCAAGACCTTCGTCATGTGGGGTGGCCGCGAGGGCGCCGAGTACGACTCCGCGAAGGACATCCGCCAGGCGCTCGAGCGCTACCGCGAGGCCGTGAACCTGCTCGGCGACTACGTGACCGACAAGGGCTACGACATCCGCTTCGCGATCGAGCCGAAGCCCAACGAGCCGCGCGGCGACATCCTGCTGCCGACCCTCGGCCACGCGATCGCCTTCATCGACTCGCTCGAGCGTCCCGAACTCGTCGGCGTGAACCCCGAGGTGGGGCACGAGCAGATGGCCGGGCTCAACTTCACCGCGGGCATCGCGCAGGCACTGTTCCACGGCAAGCTCTTCCACATCGACCTCAACGGTCAGCGCGGCATCAAGTACGACCAGGACCTCGTCTTCGGTCACGGCGACCTGCACAACGCCTTCTCGCTCGTGGATCTGCTCGAGAACGGCGGCCCTGGTGGCGTCCCGGCCTACGACGGCCCCCGTCACTTCGACTACAAGCCGAGCCGCACGGAAGACGAGAAGGGCGTTTGGGAGTCGGCCGCAGCCAACATGCGCACGTACCTGCTGCTCAAGGAGCGCGCAGCGGCATTCCGCGCCGACCCCGAGGTGCAGGAGGCTCTCGCGGCAGCCCGCGTCGACGAGCTCTCGACGCCGACCCTGAACCCCGGAGAGAGCTACGACGACTTCCTCGCCGACCGCTCGGCCTACGAGGACTTCGACGCGAACTCCTACTTCGGCGGCAAGGGCTTCGGCTTCGTCCGTCTGCAGCAGCTCGCGACCGAGCACCTGCTCGGCGCTCGCTGA